The window CCGGCGCGATCACCCTCTCGCCCGGCGACTACAACATCCACACCAGCTATCTCCTGGAGCTGGACACCCCGTGCACGGTCACCAACCCGCCCGCCCCCGTCTCCGAGACGGTCACCGCGACGGACGGCGGACAGACCAACAACCGTGCCATCAGCCTCGGTACGGCTTCCGGAAAGCCGGGTGACAGCGTGACCGTCACCGGCACGAACTTCACCCCGGGCGCAGCGGTCACCCTCGCCGGACGGGCCGGCGCCGCCGAGACCGCCGACAAGGGCACCACCACCGCGAACGCCCAGGGCGCCATCAGCGGCACCCTGACCGTCAACGACAAGGCGACGACCGGGGTCGTGGCGTACGAGGGGAGTGCCTGGAGCGACAGCAAGGGGGCCGGGCCCGCCGCCTATGTCGTCATCGAGGACAACACGCCGCTCCCCGAGGGCAGTCAGAAGGTCAACTCCTCGGTCAAGGCGGGCACGTTGTCCATGACCCAGGCCGGTGACACCGTTGAACTCGCGGCGGTCGACTACGGCAAGGGCGGCTTCTCGCGCGGCTCCCTGCAGACGGTGACCGTCAAGGACTTCCGCGGCGGACCCGCGGGCTGGTCCCTGACCGGCAAGGTCACCGACTTCGCCGGTCCCGGCGGGGCGAAGATCGAAGCGGCCAAGCTGGGCTGGACCCCGGTCTGCGCCACCAAGACCGGCAGCCCGA is drawn from Streptomyces liliifuscus and contains these coding sequences:
- a CDS encoding WxL domain-containing protein, with the translated sequence MGSGTRRRHRWAALLGATALAVTGGGALACPASAEPQQVEFATHCVPPPIAGIPPIDGTTTARITVDNATPKVGDTVTVTYTVVKPAASNPVDIALPADIMTPTGKVTLGGVQTGAVTVAGPKKNDPVPGKGAFPSFSMTGTFTVTTPGAITLSPGDYNIHTSYLLELDTPCTVTNPPAPVSETVTATDGGQTNNRAISLGTASGKPGDSVTVTGTNFTPGAAVTLAGRAGAAETADKGTTTANAQGAISGTLTVNDKATTGVVAYEGSAWSDSKGAGPAAYVVIEDNTPLPEGSQKVNSSVKAGTLSMTQAGDTVELAAVDYGKGGFSRGSLQTVTVKDFRGGPAGWSLTGKVTDFAGPGGAKIEAAKLGWTPVCATKTGSPSTCQPGSPGSVGSAGATLASTPNGAQTGGEFTVDARLSLNVPAFTPPGAYSGVLTLTLT